In Pantoea cypripedii, the following proteins share a genomic window:
- the baeR gene encoding two-component system response regulator BaeR, with amino-acid sequence MSTEKQDPLILVVEDEPKLAQLMIDYLQASNYRTHHIGDGSEVLSYVQQSPPDLMLLDLMLPGRDGLTLCREIRRFSDLPIIMVTARTEEIDRLLGLEIGADDYICKPFSPREVVARVKTILRRVKRTPEEVQQASHLLIDEGRFQASWREQPLELTPAEFRLLKTLALEPGKVFSREQLLNHLYDDYRVVTDRTIDSHIKNLRRKLENLDAEQPFIRAVYGMGYRWEADVCRLV; translated from the coding sequence ATGAGCACGGAAAAGCAAGACCCTTTAATCCTTGTTGTTGAAGACGAGCCAAAACTGGCGCAGCTGATGATTGATTATCTGCAGGCGTCTAACTATCGCACCCATCACATTGGCGATGGCAGCGAGGTGCTGAGTTATGTGCAGCAGTCTCCGCCGGATTTGATGCTGCTGGATTTAATGCTGCCTGGCCGTGATGGCTTGACCCTGTGTCGTGAAATCCGCCGTTTTTCCGATCTGCCGATCATTATGGTGACGGCGCGCACTGAAGAGATCGACCGCCTGCTGGGGCTGGAAATCGGTGCCGACGATTACATTTGTAAGCCATTCAGCCCGCGTGAAGTGGTGGCACGGGTGAAAACCATCCTGCGCCGCGTCAAACGTACGCCGGAAGAAGTCCAGCAGGCGTCCCATCTGCTGATTGATGAAGGCCGTTTTCAGGCCAGCTGGCGTGAACAGCCGCTGGAGCTGACGCCCGCCGAGTTTCGTTTGCTGAAAACCCTGGCGCTGGAGCCGGGCAAAGTGTTTTCACGCGAGCAGCTGCTCAATCATTTGTATGACGACTACCGTGTGGTAACCGATCGCACCATCGATAGCCACATCAAAAACCTGCGTCGTAAGCTGGAAAATCTCGATGCCGAGCAACCCTTTATCCGCGCGGTTTACGGTATGGGCTATCGCTGGGAAGCGGATGTCTGCCGCTTAGTGTAG